The Burkholderia ambifaria AMMD genome includes a region encoding these proteins:
- the arsN2 gene encoding arsenic resistance N-acetyltransferase ArsN2 yields the protein MQFRSAALSDLASIEALLRASNLPTAGVAEHLGNFIVLADLLDVIGCGGIEYHEDFALIRSVAVVSHAHGKGFGSAIVERLIATCRARSVRSIGLLTTTAEDYFTGFGFVPVARGDVPGPLLASSQFRGVCPQTATAMLLAC from the coding sequence ATGCAATTTCGCTCGGCAGCGTTATCCGACCTTGCCTCGATCGAGGCATTGCTGCGCGCGTCGAACCTGCCGACGGCCGGCGTCGCGGAGCATCTGGGAAACTTCATCGTGCTTGCCGATCTGCTCGACGTGATCGGATGCGGCGGTATCGAATACCACGAAGACTTTGCGTTGATCCGGTCGGTTGCCGTCGTATCGCACGCGCACGGAAAAGGCTTCGGTAGCGCGATCGTGGAACGGCTGATCGCGACGTGTCGAGCACGCTCGGTCCGGTCTATCGGACTGCTGACGACGACCGCGGAGGACTATTTCACCGGCTTTGGTTTCGTGCCGGTTGCCCGTGGGGATGTACCGGGGCCGTTGCTGGCATCCAGCCAGTTTCGTGGTGTGTGCCCGCAGACGGCCACCGCGATGTTATTGGCGTGTTGA
- the arsH gene encoding arsenical resistance protein ArsH, with protein sequence MTDRLTDLPQLDPALFQVPDASRLRPASPSTHPPRFLLLYGSLRERSFSRLLVEEAERLLTAMGAEVRVFNPSGLPLPDDAPESHPKVVELRELVMWSEGMVWCSPERHGAMTGIMKSQIDWIPLSVGAVRPTQGKTLAVMQVSGGSQSFNAVNQMRVLGRWMRMLTIPNQSSVAKAFMEFDEAGRMKPSAYYDRVVDVLEELVKFTLLTRDIGPYLVDRYSERKESAEELSKRVNQRGI encoded by the coding sequence ATGACCGACCGACTGACCGACCTGCCGCAACTCGATCCCGCTTTGTTCCAGGTGCCGGACGCGAGCCGCTTGCGGCCGGCGTCGCCGTCCACCCATCCGCCGCGTTTCCTGCTGCTGTACGGTTCACTGCGCGAACGTTCGTTCAGCCGCCTGCTGGTCGAGGAAGCCGAGCGCCTGCTCACCGCGATGGGCGCGGAGGTGCGCGTGTTCAATCCGAGCGGCCTGCCGCTGCCCGACGATGCGCCGGAGAGCCATCCGAAAGTCGTCGAACTTCGCGAACTCGTGATGTGGTCGGAAGGGATGGTGTGGTGCTCGCCGGAACGACACGGCGCGATGACGGGCATCATGAAGTCGCAGATCGACTGGATTCCGCTGTCGGTCGGCGCCGTGCGGCCGACGCAAGGCAAGACGCTCGCGGTGATGCAGGTGAGCGGCGGCTCGCAGTCGTTCAACGCGGTGAACCAGATGCGCGTGCTGGGGCGCTGGATGCGCATGCTGACGATCCCGAACCAGTCGTCGGTGGCCAAGGCGTTCATGGAATTCGACGAAGCGGGGCGGATGAAGCCGTCGGCCTATTACGATCGGGTCGTCGACGTGCTGGAGGAACTGGTCAAGTTCACGCTGCTGACGCGTGATATCGGCCCGTATCTGGTCGACCGGTACAGCGAGCGCAAGGAAAGCGCGGAGGAATTGTCGAAGCGGGTGAATCAGCGCGGGATCTGA
- the arsB gene encoding ACR3 family arsenite efflux transporter, producing MNTSNVVPPRNAAVKPAINFFERYLTLWVALCIVAGIALGQLLPGLFQRIGRIEYAQVNLPVGLLIWVMIVPMLVKVDFGALHEVRRHVKGIGVTLAVNWLVKPFSMAFLGWLFIRQLFAPMLPADQLDSYIAGLILLAAAPCTAMVFVWSRLTGGDPLFTLSQVALNDSIMVIAFAPLVGLLLGMSAITVPWATLLTSVVLYIVIPVILAQLWRKRLLRNGQAAFDAAMARIGPWSIAALLATLVLLFAFQGEAILKQPLVIALLAVPILIQVFFNAALAYWLNRAVGEKHNVACPSALIGASNFFELAVAAAISLFGFHSGAALATVVGVLIEVPVMLLVVRIVNRSKGWYERV from the coding sequence ATGAACACGTCCAACGTCGTCCCGCCTCGCAACGCCGCTGTCAAGCCCGCGATCAACTTCTTCGAACGCTACCTGACGCTCTGGGTCGCGCTGTGCATCGTCGCCGGCATCGCGCTCGGCCAGCTGCTGCCCGGCCTGTTCCAGCGGATCGGCCGCATCGAGTATGCGCAGGTCAACCTGCCGGTCGGGCTGCTGATCTGGGTGATGATCGTGCCGATGCTCGTGAAGGTTGACTTCGGCGCGCTGCATGAAGTGCGCCGGCATGTGAAGGGAATCGGCGTCACGCTCGCGGTGAACTGGCTCGTCAAGCCGTTCTCGATGGCGTTCCTCGGCTGGCTGTTCATCCGGCAGTTGTTCGCGCCGATGCTGCCGGCGGACCAGCTCGACAGCTACATCGCCGGCCTGATCCTGCTGGCCGCCGCGCCGTGCACGGCGATGGTGTTCGTGTGGAGCCGGCTCACGGGCGGCGATCCGTTGTTTACGTTGTCGCAGGTCGCGCTCAACGACAGCATCATGGTGATCGCGTTCGCGCCGCTGGTCGGGCTGCTGCTCGGGATGTCTGCGATTACCGTGCCGTGGGCGACGCTGCTCACGTCGGTGGTGCTCTACATCGTGATTCCGGTGATCCTCGCGCAGCTTTGGCGCAAGCGGCTGCTGAGAAACGGGCAGGCCGCGTTCGACGCCGCGATGGCGCGGATCGGCCCGTGGTCGATCGCCGCGCTGCTGGCCACCCTCGTGCTGCTGTTCGCGTTCCAGGGCGAAGCGATCCTCAAGCAGCCGCTGGTGATCGCGTTGCTCGCGGTGCCGATCCTGATCCAGGTGTTCTTCAACGCGGCGCTCGCGTACTGGCTCAACCGCGCGGTGGGCGAGAAGCACAACGTCGCGTGTCCGTCCGCACTGATCGGCGCATCCAATTTCTTCGAGCTCGCCGTCGCGGCCGCGATCAGCCTGTTCGGTTTTCACTCCGGGGCGGCGCTCGCGACCGTCGTCGGCGTGTTGATCGAGGTGCCGGTCATGCTGCTGGTGGTGCGCATCGTGAACCGGTCGAAGGGCTGGTACGAGCGCGTGTGA
- a CDS encoding arsenate reductase ArsC, producing MTTNVLILCTHNSARSVLAEGMLNHWAAKLGRDVRAYSAGSAPSGRLNPFALDALTRAGVDVSGYRSKSWDEFVGDGAPEMRIVITVCDSAAAEACPYWPGSPVKVHWGYADPSNATGGDAGKQLAFELTREALGYRMLQLLALPLERMSNAELQAALTAIAQN from the coding sequence ATGACCACCAACGTCCTGATCCTTTGTACTCACAACTCCGCGCGCAGCGTGCTCGCCGAGGGCATGCTCAATCACTGGGCCGCGAAGCTCGGCCGCGACGTGCGCGCGTACAGCGCCGGGAGTGCGCCGAGCGGCCGGCTCAATCCGTTCGCGCTGGACGCGCTGACGCGCGCCGGCGTCGACGTCAGCGGATACCGCAGCAAGAGCTGGGACGAATTCGTCGGCGACGGCGCGCCGGAAATGCGCATCGTCATCACCGTATGCGACAGCGCGGCAGCGGAGGCTTGCCCGTACTGGCCCGGCAGCCCGGTGAAAGTGCATTGGGGCTACGCCGATCCGTCGAACGCGACGGGCGGCGATGCGGGCAAGCAGCTCGCGTTCGAACTGACGCGCGAGGCGCTCGGCTACCGGATGCTGCAACTGCTGGCGCTGCCGCTCGAACGCATGAGCAACGCCGAACTCCAGGCGGCATTGACCGCCATCGCGCAAAACTGA
- a CDS encoding ArsR/SmtB family transcription factor, whose amino-acid sequence METNQTIAALSALAHESRLAVFRALVQAGPSGLAAGQIATLLDVPPSSLSFHLKELAHAQLVTSRQEGRFVFYCANFATMNGLVGYLTENCCGGNPCSPVSACSAACPDPT is encoded by the coding sequence ATGGAAACGAACCAGACCATCGCCGCGCTCTCCGCGCTCGCGCACGAATCCCGCCTCGCCGTCTTCCGCGCGCTCGTGCAGGCCGGCCCGTCGGGCCTGGCGGCCGGACAAATCGCGACGCTGCTCGACGTGCCGCCGTCGTCGCTGTCGTTTCATCTGAAGGAACTGGCCCACGCGCAGCTCGTCACGAGCCGCCAGGAAGGCCGCTTCGTGTTCTATTGCGCGAACTTCGCGACGATGAACGGCCTCGTCGGCTACCTCACCGAGAACTGCTGCGGCGGTAATCCGTGCTCGCCCGTCTCCGCCTGTTCGGCCGCCTGCCCCGACCCAACGTAA
- a CDS encoding phosphatidylserine decarboxylase family protein: MPTDRSTPATRHRLGGWMASEEAHMAAYREKIAGEARAHAGERLRTPAVQELARLFDDNAVLRMSLTRAIDEALESGRKLGYASIGELMTVIDHLMTYTPPFSESSLIVCPLNAFLDWPMCMPSGHAVFRDAAVNAHLKQVLNVWCDFLGGPHSCTHLDTSAPDGWFCDEARERLGLSQFQYQEDQPHWGFASWNDFFTRRFRADARPVTAPGDPHVIVSACEAQPYHAESNLKIRDKFWIKGQPYSLRDIFTPARLPLAERFVGGDLYQAYLSAYNYHRWHAPVRGTVTHAYRVDGTYYSVAEAEGPDPAGLNDSQGYMTAVAARAVIAIDCDDPGIGTVVGVFVGMGDVSSCVIEVMPGQRIDKGEEIGYFQYGGSTYCLLFEPGVIDHFVHAPPFDDDTPVVQVNAPVAIAR; encoded by the coding sequence ATGCCGACCGATCGCAGCACGCCCGCCACCCGCCATCGCCTCGGCGGATGGATGGCCAGCGAGGAAGCGCACATGGCCGCGTATCGTGAAAAAATTGCGGGCGAAGCGCGCGCGCATGCCGGCGAACGGCTGCGCACGCCGGCCGTGCAGGAACTCGCGCGGCTGTTCGACGACAATGCCGTGCTGCGCATGAGCCTCACGCGCGCGATCGACGAGGCGCTCGAATCGGGCCGTAAGCTCGGCTACGCGTCGATCGGCGAGTTGATGACCGTGATCGACCACCTGATGACCTACACGCCGCCGTTCAGCGAATCCAGTCTGATCGTGTGCCCGCTGAACGCATTCCTCGACTGGCCGATGTGCATGCCGTCGGGCCACGCGGTGTTTCGCGACGCGGCGGTCAATGCGCACCTGAAGCAGGTGCTGAACGTCTGGTGCGACTTCCTCGGCGGCCCGCATTCGTGCACGCATCTCGACACGTCGGCGCCCGACGGCTGGTTCTGCGACGAAGCGCGCGAGCGGCTGGGCCTGTCGCAGTTCCAGTATCAGGAAGATCAGCCGCACTGGGGCTTCGCTTCGTGGAACGACTTCTTCACGCGCCGGTTTCGCGCGGATGCGCGGCCTGTCACGGCGCCGGGCGATCCGCACGTGATCGTCAGCGCGTGCGAGGCCCAGCCGTATCACGCCGAGTCCAACCTGAAAATCCGCGACAAGTTCTGGATCAAGGGGCAGCCGTATTCGCTGCGCGACATCTTCACGCCGGCGCGGCTGCCGCTCGCCGAACGCTTCGTCGGCGGCGACCTCTATCAGGCGTATCTGAGCGCGTACAACTATCACCGCTGGCACGCGCCGGTGCGTGGCACCGTCACGCATGCGTACCGCGTCGACGGCACCTACTATTCGGTCGCGGAAGCCGAAGGTCCCGATCCGGCCGGACTCAACGACTCGCAGGGCTACATGACGGCGGTGGCCGCGCGCGCGGTGATCGCGATCGATTGCGACGATCCGGGGATCGGCACCGTGGTGGGCGTGTTCGTCGGGATGGGCGACGTGTCGTCGTGCGTGATCGAGGTCATGCCGGGGCAGCGCATCGACAAGGGCGAGGAGATCGGCTATTTCCAGTACGGCGGCTCGACCTACTGCCTGCTGTTCGAACCCGGCGTGATCGACCACTTCGTGCACGCGCCGCCGTTCGACGACGATACGCCCGTCGTGCAGGTCAACGCGCCGGTCGCGATCGCGCGCTGA
- a CDS encoding DUF1488 domain-containing protein: MPTESVHRARLTDAPPEFDGAVMQMRFVVEFDGKPQICAITVEALEDHFGARSALEADLREAFERGRARIEAACAEVLADGKGGTELHSGYFRVQDKAAGNTARAGMARSRKS, translated from the coding sequence ATGCCGACCGAATCCGTTCACCGCGCGAGACTGACCGACGCGCCGCCGGAGTTCGACGGCGCGGTGATGCAGATGCGCTTCGTCGTCGAGTTCGACGGGAAGCCGCAGATCTGCGCGATCACGGTCGAGGCGCTCGAGGATCATTTCGGCGCGCGCTCCGCGCTCGAAGCCGACCTGCGCGAAGCGTTCGAACGCGGCCGTGCACGCATCGAAGCCGCGTGCGCGGAAGTGCTCGCCGACGGCAAGGGCGGCACCGAGCTGCACAGCGGCTACTTCCGCGTGCAGGACAAGGCGGCGGGCAATACGGCCCGCGCCGGCATGGCCCGCTCGCGGAAATCGTAA